The following proteins come from a genomic window of Peptoniphilus equinus:
- a CDS encoding ribonuclease J: MKNNQRVRIIPLGGMLEIGKNLTLIEYKDDIIIVDCGMTFPDHELLGIDSVIPDITYLIQNKDRIRAMVLTHGHEDHIGAIPYVLKRIKMPIYGTPLTIGLLKNKLKEHNVGKVDLHDVQAGDNVKLGKMEVEWIHVNHSIPGACCLAVKTPLGYIFHSGDFKVDYTPISGEVIDLNRIAEIGNAGVLCMISESTNIIREGFTMSESKVGETFNRIFAQAGEQRIIIATFASNVHRVQQIINAAEKYNRKVVLSGRSMLNVTETAMKLGYMKVKKDTIIDVKDMNKYDDGDLVLITTGSQGEPMSALTRIAYNEHRKIQLTPNDLVILSAHPIPGNEKAVSSVINKLLESGAKVIYESLGEIHVSGHACEEEHKLLHALVRPKYFVPNHGEYRHLLHHAEIAESMGTPRENIYIMENGNVLEISQSGAKLVADVPSGDIFVDGLGIGDVGNIVLRDRKHLSEDGLIAVVLTLSKKEGRVISGPDIISRGFVYVRESGDLMDDARDVVKKTLSRMENQKLGDWVTLKSAIRDDLKRFLFDQTKRNPMILPIIMEI; the protein is encoded by the coding sequence ATGAAAAATAATCAAAGAGTGAGAATTATCCCTTTAGGCGGGATGCTGGAAATCGGAAAGAACCTCACTCTCATAGAATACAAGGATGATATCATCATTGTAGACTGCGGTATGACTTTTCCCGATCACGAACTTTTGGGGATCGACTCAGTCATTCCGGATATCACGTATTTAATTCAGAACAAAGATCGCATTCGTGCCATGGTGCTGACCCACGGTCACGAGGACCACATCGGGGCCATCCCTTATGTGTTGAAACGTATTAAAATGCCGATTTACGGCACGCCGCTGACCATTGGGCTTTTGAAGAACAAACTCAAAGAACACAATGTCGGCAAGGTGGATTTACACGACGTGCAAGCCGGCGACAATGTGAAGCTGGGCAAGATGGAAGTGGAATGGATTCATGTCAACCACTCTATTCCGGGCGCCTGTTGCCTTGCTGTAAAGACGCCTCTGGGGTATATTTTCCACTCCGGGGACTTCAAGGTGGACTACACGCCAATCAGCGGTGAAGTCATTGACTTAAATCGCATTGCGGAAATTGGCAATGCCGGAGTGCTGTGTATGATCAGCGAATCCACCAATATTATCCGCGAAGGCTTCACCATGAGTGAAAGCAAAGTGGGCGAAACCTTCAACCGCATCTTTGCCCAAGCCGGAGAGCAGCGTATTATCATTGCAACCTTTGCCTCCAACGTACACCGTGTACAGCAAATTATTAATGCGGCGGAAAAATACAATCGAAAAGTCGTTCTTTCAGGGCGCTCCATGCTTAACGTCACCGAGACGGCAATGAAGCTGGGCTACATGAAGGTAAAAAAAGACACCATCATCGATGTCAAGGACATGAATAAGTATGATGACGGTGATCTGGTCCTTATCACCACAGGATCTCAGGGCGAACCGATGAGTGCCCTCACTCGTATTGCATACAACGAGCATCGCAAGATTCAGTTGACGCCGAATGATTTAGTCATTCTCTCGGCCCATCCAATTCCCGGCAATGAAAAGGCGGTTTCCAGCGTCATCAATAAACTTCTGGAGTCTGGGGCAAAAGTTATTTATGAGTCCTTGGGAGAAATTCACGTATCCGGACACGCCTGTGAAGAAGAACACAAGCTCCTTCATGCACTGGTTCGTCCAAAGTACTTTGTGCCGAATCACGGTGAATATCGCCATTTGCTCCATCATGCGGAAATTGCGGAGAGCATGGGGACACCTCGTGAAAATATCTATATTATGGAAAACGGCAATGTCCTTGAAATTTCTCAAAGTGGTGCCAAGCTTGTAGCGGATGTGCCATCCGGAGACATCTTTGTCGACGGTTTGGGGATCGGTGATGTGGGCAATATTGTCTTGAGAGATCGCAAGCATCTGTCTGAAGACGGGCTGATTGCCGTCGTCCTCACTCTTTCCAAGAAGGAAGGCAGGGTTATTTCTGGACCGGATATCATTTCCCGCGGCTTTGTCTATGTACGGGAGTCCGGAGACTTGATGGACGATGCCAGAGATGTGGTCAAGAAGACATTGAGCCGTATGGAAAATCAAAAGCTGGGCGATTGGGTGACCTTAAAGTCGGCCATTCGTGACGACTTAAAGCGCTTCTTGTTTGATCAGACTAAGCGCAATCCGATGATTCTTCCAATTATTATGGAAATATAA
- a CDS encoding O-methyltransferase: MRDDRQINYDHVVAYLESFDDPARLADLKDYAAAQAVPIVEYETERMIHFLLATLKAESLLEIGTAIGYSAISFAREASLKRLLTLELRDDYTHIARQNIASYGLEAVIEVRQGDALDTLQDIDETFDVIFMDAAKGQYQKYYDLAMPLLKPEGVLICDNVLFRGQVTNDALMLKRTKTMVQRLRRFLDAVLHDDTVVATLIPIGDGVLLVRRQHEKN; encoded by the coding sequence ATGCGAGACGATCGACAGATAAATTACGACCATGTCGTCGCGTACTTGGAGTCCTTTGACGACCCTGCGCGGTTGGCCGACTTAAAAGATTATGCGGCCGCACAAGCTGTGCCTATTGTGGAGTACGAGACGGAACGGATGATTCACTTTCTCCTGGCGACACTCAAAGCCGAATCCCTTTTGGAAATCGGCACCGCCATCGGGTATTCCGCTATAAGCTTTGCAAGGGAAGCTTCATTAAAGCGTCTGCTCACGCTGGAACTGCGAGACGACTATACACACATTGCAAGACAAAATATTGCGAGCTACGGCCTCGAGGCGGTCATTGAAGTCCGACAGGGGGACGCGCTTGACACACTACAAGACATCGACGAAACCTTTGATGTGATTTTTATGGATGCGGCGAAAGGACAGTATCAAAAGTACTATGACCTTGCCATGCCCCTGTTAAAGCCTGAGGGCGTGCTGATCTGCGACAATGTACTCTTTAGAGGACAGGTGACAAATGACGCGTTGATGCTCAAGCGCACTAAGACTATGGTGCAGCGTCTGCGGCGCTTTTTGGATGCCGTCCTTCACGACGACACGGTGGTTGCCACGCTCATTCCCATCGGTGACGGCGTGTTATTAGTTAGGAGACAACATGAAAAAAATTGA
- a CDS encoding peptidase U32 family protein has protein sequence MKKIELLAPAGDLDKLYTAIDYGADAVYLGGESFGLRKASKNFTIENIKKGVAYAHARGKKVHVTLNIIPHEKDIEGIEDYAKALEAAGVDAFIISDPGMFSRVKKVTDVDIHISTQGSVTNAATVNFWKELGATRCVMAREVSLADIQRIVEQVEGIEIETFAHGAMCMSYSGRCLLSNYMTGRDANMGDCAQACRYKYYLVEEKRPGEYFPIEEHDEGSFILNSKDLCMIEHLDEMIEAGISSLKIEGRVKSDYYLATVIGAYRRAIDMYYADPAHYRYDPSLLEEIKKVSHRDFTTGFFYGQATEDAQVYTDNSYIRGYDFIGVVLDYDEKLKRATIEQRNRIFEGETVEIFGPGVPFFNQVVREMQDDKGEPIEVANKAKQVFTMAVDQPVRPGFYLRKERHD, from the coding sequence ATGAAAAAAATTGAACTTTTGGCCCCGGCAGGGGATTTGGATAAACTGTACACCGCCATTGACTACGGCGCCGATGCGGTCTACCTTGGCGGTGAGAGTTTCGGCCTTCGCAAGGCCTCGAAGAACTTCACCATTGAGAATATTAAAAAGGGCGTGGCCTATGCTCATGCCCGGGGCAAAAAAGTCCACGTCACACTGAATATCATCCCTCATGAGAAAGATATTGAAGGGATTGAAGACTATGCCAAAGCCTTAGAAGCGGCTGGTGTGGACGCCTTTATTATCTCCGATCCGGGGATGTTCAGCCGTGTTAAAAAGGTGACCGACGTCGACATTCACATTTCCACACAAGGTTCGGTGACTAATGCCGCTACGGTGAATTTTTGGAAAGAGCTCGGCGCAACACGATGCGTAATGGCCCGGGAAGTATCGCTGGCTGACATTCAACGCATTGTGGAACAGGTGGAAGGCATTGAAATTGAAACCTTCGCCCACGGCGCCATGTGTATGTCCTATTCCGGACGGTGTCTGCTTTCCAACTACATGACCGGAAGAGATGCCAACATGGGGGACTGTGCTCAGGCTTGCCGATATAAGTACTATCTGGTGGAAGAAAAACGTCCCGGAGAGTACTTTCCTATTGAAGAACATGATGAAGGCTCATTTATTTTAAACTCTAAAGATCTTTGTATGATTGAGCATTTGGACGAGATGATTGAAGCGGGGATCAGCTCGCTTAAAATCGAGGGCCGGGTCAAGAGTGATTACTACCTCGCAACGGTTATCGGGGCTTATCGTCGAGCTATCGACATGTACTACGCCGATCCGGCACATTACCGCTACGATCCGAGTCTGCTTGAAGAGATCAAAAAAGTGAGTCACAGAGACTTCACCACAGGCTTCTTTTACGGTCAGGCCACAGAAGATGCACAGGTCTATACGGACAACTCCTATATTCGAGGCTATGATTTTATCGGCGTGGTGCTGGATTATGATGAGAAGCTCAAGCGAGCCACCATTGAACAGCGCAATCGAATTTTTGAAGGGGAGACGGTAGAAATCTTCGGACCCGGCGTACCCTTTTTCAACCAAGTCGTTCGAGAGATGCAGGATGACAAAGGAGAGCCTATTGAGGTGGCCAATAAAGCCAAGCAAGTTTTCACTATGGCCGTGGACCAACCGGTACGGCCGGGATTTTATCTGAGGAAAGAACGCCATGACTGA
- the udk gene encoding uridine kinase gives MTDRIIIGIAGGSGSGKSTVTAELVKSIDTQKVTVIQEDSYYKDQSDVPFEERIKTNYDHPFAFDHDLLKAHLKALKSGQAVEKPLYNYEIHNRRAETEHVEPSDVIILEGILILYDEEIRDLLDIKVFVDTDSDVRIIRRILRDLKERGRSLDSVIVQYMETVRPAHLQFIEPSKRYADLIIPEGGYNQVAIDLLGLKIQNFVAE, from the coding sequence ATGACTGATCGCATTATTATAGGTATTGCCGGCGGATCCGGCTCCGGAAAGAGTACTGTAACCGCAGAGCTTGTAAAGAGTATCGACACGCAGAAAGTCACCGTCATTCAAGAGGACAGTTATTACAAAGACCAAAGCGACGTGCCTTTTGAAGAGCGAATTAAAACAAACTATGACCATCCTTTTGCCTTTGATCACGATTTGCTCAAGGCGCACTTAAAGGCTTTAAAATCAGGACAGGCCGTGGAGAAACCTCTCTACAACTATGAGATTCACAATCGACGTGCCGAGACGGAGCACGTTGAGCCTTCAGATGTCATTATCCTGGAGGGTATCCTCATTCTTTACGACGAAGAAATTCGTGACTTGTTGGATATTAAAGTCTTTGTAGACACGGATTCCGACGTGCGTATTATCCGTCGTATTCTCAGAGACTTAAAAGAGCGGGGACGCTCATTAGATTCAGTCATCGTCCAGTATATGGAGACAGTACGTCCGGCGCATCTGCAGTTTATCGAACCGTCCAAACGCTATGCCGACCTTATTATTCCTGAAGGCGGATATAATCAAGTGGCTATTGATTTGTTGGGTCTAAAAATCCAGAACTTTGTCGCTGAATAG
- the infC gene encoding translation initiation factor IF-3, translating into MIKELQINEAIRDKEVRLIDDQGNQIGVVALNHALDLAFEKKLDLVKIAPQAKPPVCRIMDYGKYRYELIKKEKDSKKKQRVINIKEVRLSPSIEIHDLETKAKHAKKFLQNGDRVKVSVRFRGREMGHTNIGREVLDTFTEMISEFGTVDKRPKMEGRSMVMFLAPLKDAEEN; encoded by the coding sequence ATTATTAAGGAACTTCAAATCAATGAAGCAATCAGAGACAAAGAGGTACGGCTTATTGACGACCAGGGCAACCAAATCGGCGTCGTAGCTCTCAATCATGCATTGGATTTAGCTTTTGAGAAGAAACTTGACCTGGTCAAGATTGCACCGCAAGCTAAACCCCCTGTTTGTCGGATCATGGATTATGGCAAGTATCGCTATGAACTGATCAAAAAAGAAAAAGATTCTAAGAAGAAACAACGGGTCATCAATATCAAGGAAGTTCGTCTTTCACCAAGTATTGAAATCCACGACTTGGAAACCAAGGCGAAACACGCCAAGAAATTCTTACAAAATGGCGACCGTGTCAAAGTCTCTGTCCGTTTTAGAGGACGGGAAATGGGACATACCAATATCGGCCGCGAAGTGTTGGATACATTCACCGAGATGATTTCAGAGTTCGGAACCGTTGATAAACGTCCTAAAATGGAAGGACGCAGCATGGTTATGTTTCTAGCGCCTCTCAAAGACGCCGAAGAAAATTAA
- the rpmI gene encoding 50S ribosomal protein L35 has translation MGKMKTHRASAKRFKRTGSGKIKRFTAFKGHLTGKKSAKRIRNLRQSQMVSKGDQRRIDRMIP, from the coding sequence ATGGGAAAAATGAAAACGCATAGAGCATCAGCAAAGCGCTTTAAGAGAACAGGTTCAGGTAAAATTAAGAGATTTACTGCTTTCAAAGGCCATTTAACCGGTAAGAAGAGCGCAAAGCGTATTCGTAATTTAAGACAATCACAAATGGTATCTAAAGGCGATCAACGTCGTATCGATCGTATGATTCCGTAA
- the rplT gene encoding 50S ribosomal protein L20: MARIKRAVNAKKKHKKVLKQAKGYFGAKSKLFRTANQAVMKSLSYAYFGRKQRKRDFRKLWIARINAAARMNGMSYSKFISGLKKSGIEVNRKMLSEMAINDPKGFAELVSVAKGN, from the coding sequence ATGGCTAGAATTAAAAGAGCAGTTAATGCAAAGAAAAAACACAAGAAAGTTTTAAAACAAGCAAAAGGTTATTTCGGAGCTAAGTCCAAACTTTTCAGAACGGCTAACCAAGCTGTTATGAAGTCTTTAAGCTACGCTTACTTCGGAAGAAAGCAAAGAAAAAGAGATTTCAGAAAGCTTTGGATCGCGCGTATCAATGCTGCGGCACGTATGAACGGCATGAGCTACTCCAAGTTCATCTCAGGCTTGAAAAAATCCGGCATCGAAGTGAACAGAAAAATGCTTTCAGAAATGGCAATCAACGATCCAAAGGGATTTGCAGAATTAGTTTCTGTAGCTAAAGGAAACTAA
- a CDS encoding TrkH family potassium uptake protein: protein MKGFKDQLKNGLNQFFVNPPMVVGVSFLLVIFIGAALLNLPISSAEGKSLGFVNALFTSTSATCVTGLIVVNTAEYFSAFGKTVILTLIQIGGVGTMVMFSLIAMLFNVKMGLKERLLIKEQLNQDTLTGLVKLTKNVLVTTLVIEGIGAVVLALRFVPEFGMMRGLAYSVFHSISAFCNAGFDILGSSLEPYPEDLILNGTIIILVILGGLGFGVYSDIYKKRSLKKLSLHSKMVLWMSALLLAAGTVLIYIMEYANTLKGLSAPGKLLAALFQSTITRTAGFNSIPIGEVHFASAVVMIVLMFIGGSPASTAGGLKTTTFGVILATMISVIKGERDVVFFRRAIPRDVVLKAVAITMIYMVAVMVAVLLITIIEVDRFSLLDVLFETVSGFGTVGMSRGITSALSDPSKLIIAISMYLGRIGPTTLAVAFMRRRKTAAIRYASGDIMVG, encoded by the coding sequence GTGAAAGGGTTTAAAGATCAACTGAAAAACGGCCTGAATCAGTTTTTTGTCAATCCACCCATGGTGGTTGGCGTGAGCTTTTTGTTGGTGATCTTTATTGGAGCGGCCCTTTTGAATTTACCCATCAGCAGTGCAGAGGGCAAATCGTTAGGCTTTGTCAATGCACTCTTCACCTCCACTTCCGCCACGTGTGTTACGGGCTTGATTGTGGTGAATACCGCAGAGTACTTCAGTGCTTTCGGCAAGACAGTGATTCTCACCTTGATTCAAATAGGCGGCGTGGGCACCATGGTCATGTTTTCACTTATTGCCATGTTGTTTAACGTGAAAATGGGATTAAAAGAGCGACTTCTCATCAAAGAACAGCTCAATCAAGATACTTTGACAGGTCTTGTGAAACTCACCAAGAATGTCTTGGTGACCACACTGGTGATAGAAGGCATCGGCGCTGTCGTGCTGGCACTTCGGTTTGTGCCCGAGTTCGGAATGATGCGGGGGCTCGCATACAGCGTCTTTCATTCCATCTCGGCATTTTGCAACGCCGGATTCGACATCTTGGGTTCGTCCCTTGAACCCTATCCGGAAGACCTTATTTTAAACGGCACCATCATTATTCTGGTCATCTTAGGCGGATTAGGATTTGGGGTCTATAGCGACATCTATAAAAAACGCTCTTTAAAAAAACTGTCCCTACATTCAAAAATGGTGTTGTGGATGTCGGCCCTGCTTTTAGCGGCGGGCACGGTGCTCATCTACATTATGGAGTACGCCAACACCTTAAAAGGCCTCAGTGCACCGGGCAAGCTTCTTGCGGCACTGTTTCAGTCCACCATTACACGTACAGCAGGGTTCAACAGTATTCCCATCGGCGAGGTTCACTTCGCTTCAGCCGTCGTTATGATTGTGCTCATGTTTATCGGAGGGTCGCCGGCATCGACGGCAGGCGGTCTTAAGACTACCACCTTCGGCGTGATTTTGGCCACGATGATTTCCGTCATCAAAGGGGAACGTGATGTTGTTTTCTTTCGTCGGGCTATTCCCAGAGATGTGGTACTTAAGGCTGTGGCTATCACCATGATTTACATGGTTGCGGTCATGGTTGCGGTGCTGTTGATCACCATCATCGAAGTGGATCGCTTTTCTCTTTTAGATGTGCTCTTTGAGACAGTCTCAGGCTTCGGCACTGTAGGGATGAGCCGAGGGATTACCTCAGCGCTCAGTGATCCGTCGAAGCTTATTATTGCAATCAGTATGTATTTGGGGCGTATCGGTCCCACGACATTGGCTGTAGCCTTCATGCGTCGCCGCAAAACGGCTGCCATTCGCTATGCCAGTGGCGATATTATGGTAGGATAA
- a CDS encoding potassium channel family protein: protein MKSFVVFGLGRFGSTVATKLSELHYDVLAVDNNYERVQSVADQVTTALQVDMMDENAINALGLSNFDGAVIAIGENFEAAVMSTIVAKEAGIPLIIGKAKTLRQGSILKRLGLDEVVYPERDMGLRVAYNLTSNNLLDYIQISQEISIAEIKVLPQWENQTIEFLELRKKFQVNILAIERDGDVEVNPRPDRILEADDVLIIVGKDKDVKSIEEV, encoded by the coding sequence ATGAAATCATTTGTAGTTTTTGGATTGGGTCGCTTCGGTTCAACTGTGGCGACGAAGCTGTCTGAACTGCACTACGACGTTCTTGCCGTGGATAACAATTATGAACGGGTACAAAGTGTAGCGGATCAGGTGACGACGGCACTTCAAGTGGACATGATGGATGAGAACGCCATCAACGCTCTGGGTCTGAGTAACTTTGACGGCGCAGTCATTGCCATCGGTGAGAACTTTGAAGCGGCTGTCATGAGTACTATTGTGGCCAAGGAAGCCGGCATTCCCCTTATTATCGGCAAGGCCAAAACTTTGCGGCAAGGGTCCATTCTAAAGCGTCTGGGTTTGGACGAAGTAGTCTATCCCGAACGGGATATGGGACTTCGTGTGGCCTATAACTTAACATCCAACAATCTCTTGGACTACATTCAGATATCTCAAGAGATTTCCATTGCTGAAATTAAAGTGTTGCCTCAGTGGGAAAATCAAACAATTGAATTTCTCGAGCTGCGCAAAAAGTTCCAGGTCAATATTCTTGCTATTGAACGGGATGGCGACGTGGAAGTTAACCCCCGTCCGGACCGCATTCTTGAAGCTGATGATGTTTTAATCATTGTGGGTAAGGATAAGGATGTAAAGTCGATTGAAGAAGTTTGA
- a CDS encoding DUF4342 domain-containing protein, with protein MISMEKIDYVMNVTGAEYAVVRNALLDNDGDVEAAIDTIRSSVTPFTESKNTTGQGRSFGDFDFGGLNFDDITFDEIKSALHDIWKSTNATKVVVTKAGNVVFNLPLTAASVGIILAPVATLIGMGVGLVADYDFKVITADKEEIDIKDYILKKKKK; from the coding sequence ATGATTTCAATGGAAAAGATAGATTATGTGATGAATGTGACCGGCGCGGAGTATGCCGTTGTCAGAAATGCTTTACTGGACAACGATGGTGATGTCGAAGCGGCAATTGATACCATTCGATCTTCCGTCACACCGTTCACTGAAAGCAAGAATACAACGGGACAGGGACGCAGTTTTGGGGATTTTGATTTTGGCGGTCTGAATTTTGATGACATCACCTTTGATGAGATCAAATCTGCACTGCACGATATTTGGAAATCCACCAATGCCACGAAAGTGGTCGTCACTAAAGCCGGAAACGTCGTGTTCAATTTGCCTTTGACAGCAGCGTCTGTGGGGATTATCCTGGCACCTGTTGCAACCTTAATCGGTATGGGCGTCGGTTTGGTGGCGGACTATGACTTTAAAGTTATCACAGCGGACAAAGAAGAAATCGACATTAAAGATTATATATTGAAAAAGAAAAAGAAATAA
- the rpmE gene encoding 50S ribosomal protein L31, giving the protein MQKSIQPEYKEATVTCACGNTFKTGSVKEDLKVEICSACHPFFTGKQKTNDRGGRIDKFNRKYNRDK; this is encoded by the coding sequence ATGCAAAAATCCATTCAACCCGAATATAAAGAAGCAACAGTAACCTGTGCATGTGGCAACACATTCAAAACCGGTTCTGTTAAAGAAGATCTCAAAGTTGAAATTTGCTCAGCTTGCCATCCGTTCTTCACCGGTAAACAAAAGACCAATGACCGTGGCGGACGTATTGACAAGTTTAACAGAAAGTATAATAGAGACAAGTAA
- a CDS encoding DUF1385 domain-containing protein, with the protein MAKEKFKTTIGGQALIEGVMMRGPSKIAYAVRKPDGNIEVQIHSDDDLSGKYPVLTWPIIRGAYKLIDSMLKGVDALMYSASFYDDEEDTAGAGVTVAISMLLAILMFMVLPSVVAGFFKSRLNHVGLNLLEGGLRLIIFFIYLMAISKMEDIKRVFQYHGSEHKSIACYEAREELTVANVKKYPIEHPRCGTSFLFMVMIISILVLSLFGWPNFIIRVLSRIVAMPLIAGLAYEVNRWMGKSDSWIARVVRKPGLLIQRFATVREPSDDMIEVAIASLNAVLPEAGESDTWK; encoded by the coding sequence ATGGCGAAGGAAAAATTTAAGACAACCATCGGCGGCCAAGCTCTGATCGAAGGTGTGATGATGCGGGGGCCCTCGAAGATTGCTTATGCTGTGAGAAAACCTGACGGCAATATTGAAGTACAAATTCATTCGGACGACGATCTTTCGGGCAAGTATCCTGTCCTGACGTGGCCCATTATCCGCGGCGCGTACAAACTCATTGACTCCATGTTAAAAGGCGTCGATGCCCTGATGTACTCCGCGTCCTTTTACGATGACGAAGAAGACACTGCGGGAGCCGGAGTGACAGTGGCCATTTCCATGCTTCTTGCCATCCTTATGTTTATGGTTCTGCCTTCTGTCGTGGCCGGTTTTTTTAAAAGCCGTTTAAATCATGTAGGGTTGAACTTGTTGGAGGGCGGACTGCGTCTTATCATCTTTTTCATCTATCTCATGGCCATTTCCAAAATGGAAGACATTAAGCGTGTGTTTCAATACCACGGGAGTGAGCATAAATCCATTGCCTGTTATGAAGCCCGTGAGGAACTCACCGTGGCGAATGTCAAGAAGTATCCCATTGAGCACCCGCGTTGCGGAACCAGTTTTCTCTTTATGGTGATGATCATAAGCATCCTGGTGCTTTCTCTTTTCGGATGGCCCAACTTTATTATCCGGGTGCTGTCTCGCATCGTAGCCATGCCGTTGATTGCAGGACTGGCTTATGAAGTGAATCGATGGATGGGTAAATCCGACAGTTGGATTGCCAGGGTCGTGCGCAAACCTGGTTTGTTGATTCAACGTTTTGCCACAGTTCGGGAACCTTCCGACGATATGATTGAAGTGGCCATTGCAAGTCTTAATGCCGTGCTGCCGGAGGCAGGAGAGAGCGACACATGGAAGTAA
- the prmC gene encoding peptide chain release factor N(5)-glutamine methyltransferase has product MEVSKLLLKLKPFYEELEYTTAQSELERMLMTCFGYSRTDILLNRVELTEAQVQTVMAMVRRRLNREPLQYILGVQNFYGRDFLVGPEVLIPRFDTEKSVEVILRNLKSTARFLELGCGSGAVAVTVQLETGANVAAADISEAALEMTKRNATRLGADVTVIRSDLFCGVTGTFDVIYSNPPYIPTKDMAALQDEVKHEPALALDGGADGLDFYRRIAADAAPYLVSDGVLIFEIGSGQAEAVSDILAAQGYTTSVFLDMEDRPRVILGKRGETHV; this is encoded by the coding sequence ATGGAAGTAAGTAAACTGCTGCTGAAGCTCAAACCTTTCTACGAGGAGCTGGAGTATACCACGGCACAAAGTGAACTGGAACGTATGCTCATGACGTGTTTTGGTTATAGTCGCACGGATATTTTGTTAAATCGGGTGGAGTTGACTGAGGCGCAGGTACAAACTGTCATGGCTATGGTGCGTCGGCGTCTGAACCGCGAGCCGCTTCAATATATCTTAGGCGTTCAAAACTTCTACGGCAGAGATTTTCTTGTCGGGCCGGAAGTGCTTATTCCCCGATTTGACACTGAAAAAAGCGTGGAGGTCATCCTTCGCAATCTTAAGAGTACAGCTCGGTTTTTGGAGTTGGGATGCGGCAGCGGCGCCGTGGCAGTGACAGTTCAGCTGGAAACCGGGGCCAACGTTGCGGCGGCGGACATATCTGAGGCGGCGCTGGAGATGACCAAGCGTAACGCTACACGGTTAGGGGCAGACGTGACGGTCATTCGAAGCGATTTATTTTGTGGCGTGACAGGCACTTTTGATGTGATTTATTCCAATCCGCCGTATATTCCCACAAAGGACATGGCCGCCTTACAGGACGAAGTGAAGCACGAGCCGGCGCTGGCTTTAGACGGCGGTGCTGACGGCTTGGATTTTTATCGGCGTATTGCCGCTGATGCAGCGCCCTATCTTGTTTCTGACGGCGTGCTCATCTTTGAAATCGGGTCGGGGCAGGCTGAGGCGGTATCCGATATTTTGGCGGCTCAGGGGTATACGACGAGCGTGTTTTTAGATATGGAAGATCGCCCTCGGGTGATTTTGGGGAAAAGAGGTGAAACTCATGTATGA